A genome region from Nocardia sp. NBC_00565 includes the following:
- the lat gene encoding L-lysine 6-transaminase, with the protein MTIELERTRAGSGTAPVTPATRVHEILSAHILADGFDLVLDLRKSRGCRIVDERDGSSYLDMFGFFASNALGMNHPALAEDEEFRAELGAAALNKPSNSDMYTVEMARFVQTFARVLGDPRLPHLFFIDGGGVAVENALKIAFDWKSRHNESHGRAPELGTKVLHLTGAFHGRTGYTMSLTNTDPVKTARFPKFDWPRIDAPFLADGVDIAAAEAQALDQARRAFAENPHDIACFIAEPIQGEGGDRHLRAEFLQAVQRLCHENDALFVLDEVQTGVGMTGTTWAYQQLGLAPDVVAFGKKTQVCGVMAGGRVDEVPDNVFVVSSRLNSTWGGNLTDMVRSRRILEVLEHDELIERSGPLGAHLLRRLEQLAADHPRVTEPRGRGLMCAITLAGPELRDELLTTLREREHVLILGTGDCGIRFRPPLIVTEAELDAAVDAIDRVLSDAG; encoded by the coding sequence GTGACCATCGAACTGGAGCGCACCCGCGCGGGGAGTGGCACTGCACCGGTCACCCCCGCCACCCGGGTACACGAGATTTTGTCGGCGCACATCCTCGCCGACGGATTCGACCTGGTGCTGGACCTACGGAAATCCCGTGGCTGCCGGATCGTCGACGAACGAGATGGCAGCTCCTACCTCGACATGTTCGGTTTCTTCGCCTCGAACGCCCTCGGCATGAACCATCCCGCCCTGGCCGAGGACGAAGAATTCCGGGCGGAACTGGGCGCGGCGGCGCTCAACAAGCCGAGCAACTCCGACATGTACACCGTCGAAATGGCCCGCTTCGTACAGACTTTCGCGCGCGTGCTGGGCGATCCCCGGCTACCGCACCTGTTCTTCATCGACGGCGGCGGAGTCGCGGTGGAGAACGCGCTCAAGATCGCGTTCGACTGGAAGAGCCGGCACAACGAATCCCACGGCCGCGCACCGGAACTCGGCACCAAGGTGCTGCATCTGACCGGCGCGTTCCACGGCCGCACCGGCTACACCATGTCGCTGACCAATACCGATCCGGTGAAGACGGCTCGCTTTCCCAAGTTCGATTGGCCGCGCATCGACGCGCCGTTCCTGGCCGACGGTGTCGACATCGCCGCCGCCGAGGCACAGGCGCTCGACCAGGCGCGACGTGCCTTCGCCGAAAACCCGCACGACATAGCGTGTTTCATCGCCGAACCGATCCAGGGCGAGGGCGGCGACCGTCATCTGCGCGCGGAGTTCCTGCAGGCCGTGCAGCGCCTGTGCCACGAGAACGACGCGCTGTTCGTCCTCGACGAGGTGCAGACCGGCGTCGGGATGACCGGAACCACTTGGGCCTACCAACAACTCGGGCTCGCGCCGGATGTGGTCGCATTCGGAAAGAAGACCCAGGTCTGCGGCGTAATGGCGGGCGGGCGCGTGGACGAGGTGCCCGATAACGTCTTCGTGGTCAGCTCTCGGCTCAATTCCACCTGGGGCGGCAACCTCACCGATATGGTGCGGTCTCGGCGCATCCTCGAGGTGCTCGAGCACGATGAGTTGATCGAGCGGTCAGGACCGCTCGGCGCGCATCTGCTGCGGCGGCTGGAACAGCTCGCCGCGGATCATCCTCGGGTCACCGAACCGCGCGGCCGCGGGTTGATGTGCGCGATCACGCTGGCCGGCCCCGAGTTGCGCGACGAGTTGCTGACCACGCTGCGCGAACGCGAACACGTGTTGATCCTGGGCACCGGCGACTGCGGCATTCGGTTCCGGCCGCCGCTCATCGTCACCGAGGCCGAGTTGGACGCCGCTGTCGACGCCATTGATCGGGTGCTCAGCGACGCCGGATAG
- a CDS encoding indolepyruvate ferredoxin oxidoreductase family protein → MTELADRELIPAPYDLADRYRVGAGTVVLTGVQAIARQLVEQHVRDLRAGRRVGTFVSGYQGSPLGGVDKMLNGMPNVLAEHDISFVPGLNEELAATSVWGSQADLPAGNATHDGVVGVWYGKGPGLDRATDALRHANMYGVNARGGVLLLVGDDPASKSSTVPAVSERSLAAMGIPVLFPRNAREIITMGLHGVALSRASGCPVALKIVADVADGAWTVDGTVGDIDLTVPEIEWEGRPFTYLQRPMAAPTDSVIAEADLHGPRWEMVKAYSTLNELDVIEVNPARGTIGIAATGTTFDAVRQALVDLGVDDDALVRAGVRLLRIGMPYPIAPERVRQFAAGLECIVVVEDKTAFIETQIREILYGTTNAPRIIGKRDAENRPLFAQDGELTSGRIVAPLRRSLQDHLEMKRPLPQPLSLAVLPAKRAAYFCSGCPHNRSTAVPEGSLAGGGIGCHTMVTMSDRADSKVTGLTQMGGEGAQWIGQAPFTSVPHLFQNIGDGTFFHSGQLAVQACIAAGVNITYKLLYNDVVAMTGAQDAEGALAVPMLTHKLSTEGVRQIIICADDPKKYRKRDLAAGTRLWHRDRLDEAQRALREIPGVTVLIYDQHCAADARRRRKRGTLPARRTRVVINEAVCEGCGDCGVKSNCLSVQPVDTEFGRKTRIDQTSCNTDYSCMDGDCPSFVTVELPDPAKAEKRKGARRPEPPDLPDLPNVAPATTQNVFLAGIGGTGIVTVNQVLATAALRAGYEVASLDQIGLSQKAGPVVSHLRFATGELEPANRLTPGSADCIVAFDLLTATDNKNLAYGSKQSTLSVASTSKTPTGAMVYDKSVAYPEERELLSRLEQVSRSVRSFDALAAAEVLFGNTAAANFLLVGAAYQIGGLRLPASAIEEAIEINGVAVNANIAAFRWGRAAIARPDEFAAVTTRKTRKRAETTIPADLFDGVTATGETRRLLELRAAELIGFQGVRIARDYVGTVQCVWAAERRVTDRTEFSEQVARGLYKFTAYKDEYEVARRLTDPTFLDEVTDQLPDGANLTYRLHPPILRAMGRKKKIGLGPRSHLALRLLAKGKRLRGTKFDPFGYAHLRRVERTLLSHYTEMVAELAADLDQSSYDRAAQVAALPDIVRGYEDIKLANVELYRNSLRDLGIEPPQV, encoded by the coding sequence ATGACCGAGCTCGCGGACCGCGAACTGATCCCAGCCCCCTATGACCTTGCCGACCGCTACCGCGTCGGCGCGGGCACCGTTGTCCTCACCGGCGTCCAGGCGATCGCTCGACAGCTGGTCGAGCAGCATGTTCGTGATCTGCGCGCCGGGCGCCGGGTCGGCACCTTCGTATCCGGATATCAGGGCAGCCCGCTCGGCGGCGTCGACAAGATGCTGAACGGAATGCCGAATGTGCTGGCCGAGCACGATATTTCCTTCGTACCGGGTTTGAACGAGGAGCTCGCCGCGACCTCGGTGTGGGGGAGTCAGGCCGATCTGCCCGCGGGCAATGCGACGCATGACGGGGTGGTCGGGGTCTGGTATGGCAAGGGGCCTGGACTCGATCGCGCGACGGATGCGTTGCGGCACGCCAATATGTACGGCGTCAACGCCCGTGGCGGCGTGCTGTTGCTGGTCGGTGACGACCCGGCTTCCAAATCCTCCACCGTGCCCGCGGTGAGTGAGCGTTCGCTGGCCGCGATGGGCATTCCGGTGCTGTTTCCGCGCAATGCGCGCGAGATCATCACGATGGGTCTGCATGGTGTCGCCCTCTCGCGGGCGTCGGGCTGTCCGGTAGCGCTGAAGATCGTCGCCGATGTGGCCGATGGCGCGTGGACGGTCGACGGCACAGTCGGCGATATCGACCTCACCGTGCCCGAAATCGAGTGGGAGGGTAGGCCGTTCACCTATCTGCAGCGGCCGATGGCCGCGCCGACGGACAGCGTGATCGCCGAGGCGGATCTGCACGGACCGCGCTGGGAAATGGTCAAGGCCTACAGCACGCTCAACGAACTCGATGTCATCGAGGTGAATCCGGCGCGCGGCACCATCGGCATCGCCGCCACCGGAACCACCTTCGACGCCGTGCGCCAGGCGTTGGTCGATCTCGGCGTCGACGATGACGCGCTCGTGCGCGCCGGGGTCCGGCTGCTGCGCATCGGCATGCCGTATCCCATTGCGCCCGAACGCGTCCGGCAGTTCGCCGCGGGGCTGGAGTGCATCGTGGTCGTCGAGGACAAGACCGCCTTCATCGAAACCCAGATCCGCGAAATCCTGTACGGCACAACCAATGCGCCGCGCATCATCGGCAAGCGCGATGCCGAGAATCGGCCGCTGTTCGCCCAGGATGGCGAACTCACCTCGGGCCGGATCGTCGCGCCCCTGCGTCGTTCGCTGCAGGACCACCTGGAGATGAAACGTCCCTTGCCGCAGCCGCTGTCGCTTGCGGTTTTGCCAGCCAAGCGTGCCGCCTACTTCTGCAGCGGCTGCCCGCACAACCGGTCCACCGCGGTACCGGAGGGGTCGCTGGCCGGTGGCGGCATCGGCTGCCACACCATGGTGACGATGTCGGACCGCGCGGACAGCAAGGTCACCGGGCTGACCCAGATGGGCGGTGAGGGCGCGCAGTGGATCGGGCAGGCCCCGTTCACCTCGGTGCCGCATCTGTTCCAGAACATCGGTGACGGAACATTTTTCCACTCCGGCCAACTCGCCGTGCAGGCGTGTATCGCCGCCGGGGTGAACATCACCTACAAGCTGCTCTACAACGACGTCGTCGCAATGACCGGCGCGCAGGACGCCGAGGGCGCGCTCGCGGTGCCGATGCTGACCCACAAGCTCAGCACCGAGGGTGTCCGCCAGATCATCATCTGCGCCGACGATCCGAAGAAGTACCGCAAGCGCGATCTGGCCGCCGGAACCCGGCTCTGGCACCGGGATCGGCTCGACGAAGCCCAGCGCGCGCTGCGCGAGATTCCCGGCGTGACCGTGCTCATCTACGACCAGCACTGCGCCGCCGACGCGCGCCGCCGGCGCAAGCGGGGCACACTGCCGGCCCGGCGGACCCGGGTGGTCATCAATGAGGCGGTGTGCGAGGGCTGCGGCGACTGCGGCGTCAAGAGCAACTGCCTGTCGGTGCAGCCGGTCGATACCGAGTTCGGCCGCAAGACCCGCATCGATCAGACCTCGTGCAACACCGACTACAGCTGCATGGACGGTGACTGCCCGTCATTCGTCACCGTAGAACTGCCGGATCCGGCGAAAGCCGAGAAGCGCAAGGGAGCTCGACGCCCCGAGCCGCCGGACCTGCCCGACCTGCCGAATGTCGCCCCGGCGACCACCCAGAACGTCTTTCTCGCGGGCATCGGCGGTACCGGCATCGTCACCGTGAACCAGGTGCTGGCGACCGCCGCGCTGCGCGCCGGATACGAGGTGGCGAGCCTGGATCAGATCGGACTGAGCCAGAAGGCCGGACCCGTTGTCTCGCACCTGCGCTTCGCGACCGGCGAACTGGAACCGGCGAACCGGCTGACCCCCGGTTCGGCCGACTGCATCGTCGCCTTCGACCTGCTCACCGCTACCGACAACAAGAACCTGGCCTACGGCTCGAAGCAGAGCACCCTATCCGTCGCGTCGACCAGCAAGACCCCGACCGGTGCCATGGTCTACGACAAGTCCGTCGCGTATCCCGAAGAGCGCGAGCTGCTTTCCCGGCTCGAACAGGTCTCGCGGTCGGTGCGCTCGTTCGACGCGCTGGCCGCCGCAGAGGTGTTGTTCGGCAATACCGCGGCCGCCAACTTCCTGCTCGTCGGCGCCGCCTACCAGATCGGCGGCCTGCGTTTGCCCGCGTCGGCGATCGAGGAGGCCATCGAGATCAACGGTGTCGCGGTGAACGCCAATATCGCGGCATTCCGCTGGGGTCGTGCGGCGATCGCCCGACCGGATGAATTCGCCGCGGTCACCACCCGCAAGACGCGCAAACGCGCCGAAACCACCATTCCGGCAGACCTTTTCGACGGGGTGACCGCGACGGGTGAGACCAGGCGTCTGCTCGAACTGCGCGCCGCCGAGCTGATCGGCTTCCAAGGCGTGCGGATCGCCCGAGACTATGTCGGCACCGTGCAATGCGTCTGGGCTGCCGAGCGGCGCGTCACCGATCGCACCGAATTCAGCGAGCAGGTGGCGCGCGGCCTCTACAAATTCACCGCCTACAAGGACGAATACGAAGTCGCCCGCCGCCTGACCGATCCCACCTTCCTGGACGAGGTCACCGACCAACTCCCCGACGGCGCCAACCTCACCTACCGCCTGCACCCACCCATTCTGCGCGCCATGGGCCGCAAGAAGAAGATCGGCCTCGGCCCTCGCAGCCACCTCGCCCTGCGGTTACTGGCCAAGGGAAAGCGCCTGCGTGGCACCAAGTTCGACCCCTTCGGCTACGCCCACCTGCGCCGCGTCGAACGAACCCTACTGTCGCACTACACCGAAATGGTGGCCGAACTCGCCGCCGACCTCGATCAGTCGAGCTATGACCGCGCGGCCCAGGTCGCCGCACTCCCCGATATCGTGCGCGGCTACGAGGACATCAAACTCGCGAATGTCGAGCTGTACCGAAACAGCCTGCGCGACTTGGGTATCGAACCACCGCAGGTTTAG
- a CDS encoding DUF3761 domain-containing protein gives MSIPPTTTAYTPPAAASPPAAVAPPVAESRTAGCGADSYVNSDGQCVHRPQSAPAAPPGATARCGDGTYSYSQHRSGTCSHHGGVANWL, from the coding sequence GTGTCGATCCCGCCCACGACCACGGCCTACACCCCGCCCGCGGCAGCATCACCACCTGCCGCGGTAGCTCCACCCGTCGCGGAAAGCCGCACAGCCGGCTGCGGCGCGGATTCCTATGTCAACTCCGACGGTCAGTGCGTGCACCGCCCGCAATCCGCCCCGGCCGCACCGCCCGGCGCGACCGCTCGCTGCGGCGATGGCACCTACAGCTACAGCCAGCACCGTTCGGGGACGTGCTCGCACCACGGCGGGGTCGCCAACTGGCTCTGA
- a CDS encoding serine/threonine-protein kinase: protein MSETWFGHYRLDRLLGGGGTGQVWLAWDTVADRAVALKMLAASHAADPTYRLRFTREARLAAQVPGPHTVPIHAFGELDGRLYIDMEFIEGTDVGALLQRAGPMAPAGAVAIIAQTATALDAAERAGLAHRDVKPSNIMVRPDGFVQLIDFGIAHRVDQPAITTYGNVIGTLGYMAPERFNGIADARADQYSLACVLYECLTGQRPFGNIDAPQQLFAHLAATPPSAAAANSAVPVALDTVIARAMAKDPSQRWPSAGDFAAAAYAAVTGRDASTVEITAATTSALPEPWGVAESRGAGESRVMAASDGAGSRQELGDRHESIRGDGQVSDRELGWAGGPGRAVAVIAALIGVIGWALWLGRPGGAETSSAAPSPARSAPVHSSATPHPAESVRAAAPNAVIPIAGQPCNPAVDGDTVARDGTLLVCRSVGGSTANWIPAQSSGGESRSEGEQSASANSGNSDSVPGNLGGGNSGGGNSASDKPGNGKHGHGKPAKPGK, encoded by the coding sequence GTGTCCGAGACGTGGTTCGGCCATTACCGTCTCGACCGGTTGCTCGGCGGCGGAGGCACGGGGCAGGTCTGGCTCGCGTGGGATACGGTCGCCGACCGCGCCGTCGCGCTGAAGATGTTGGCCGCCTCGCACGCCGCGGATCCGACCTATCGGCTGCGGTTCACCAGAGAGGCCCGCCTGGCGGCCCAGGTGCCTGGGCCGCATACGGTGCCGATCCACGCCTTCGGCGAACTCGACGGCCGACTATATATCGACATGGAGTTCATCGAGGGCACCGATGTCGGGGCGCTGCTGCAGCGTGCTGGGCCGATGGCTCCGGCGGGCGCCGTGGCGATCATCGCGCAGACCGCGACGGCGCTCGATGCCGCCGAGCGGGCGGGTCTGGCGCACCGCGATGTCAAACCGTCCAACATCATGGTGCGTCCTGACGGCTTCGTCCAGCTGATCGACTTCGGCATCGCGCACCGCGTCGACCAGCCCGCGATCACGACCTACGGCAATGTGATCGGCACCCTGGGATATATGGCGCCGGAACGCTTCAACGGCATCGCCGACGCCAGGGCCGACCAGTATTCGCTGGCCTGCGTCCTCTACGAATGCCTCACCGGCCAAAGGCCTTTCGGCAACATAGACGCCCCACAGCAACTGTTCGCCCACTTAGCGGCCACGCCACCCAGCGCCGCAGCGGCCAACTCCGCTGTGCCCGTGGCCCTCGATACCGTAATCGCCCGCGCCATGGCCAAGGACCCGAGCCAACGCTGGCCCAGCGCAGGCGACTTCGCCGCTGCCGCATATGCGGCGGTAACCGGGCGGGATGCGTCGACGGTCGAGATCACGGCGGCGACGACCAGTGCGCTACCCGAACCATGGGGTGTGGCCGAGTCCCGCGGGGCCGGCGAGTCGCGGGTGATGGCTGCGTCGGACGGGGCAGGCTCGAGGCAAGAACTCGGGGACCGGCACGAATCGATTCGGGGCGATGGACAGGTGAGTGATCGCGAGCTCGGGTGGGCAGGGGGACCGGGGCGTGCGGTTGCTGTCATCGCGGCACTGATCGGTGTGATCGGGTGGGCGCTGTGGCTCGGGCGGCCCGGCGGAGCTGAAACAAGTTCGGCCGCACCCTCACCGGCCCGGTCGGCACCGGTCCATTCCAGCGCGACACCGCACCCGGCCGAGTCGGTGCGGGCGGCGGCACCGAACGCGGTTATCCCGATTGCTGGGCAGCCGTGTAATCCAGCCGTCGACGGCGATACCGTCGCACGCGACGGCACATTGCTCGTCTGTCGGTCTGTGGGTGGCAGCACGGCGAATTGGATTCCGGCGCAGTCCTCCGGTGGTGAATCGCGGTCCGAAGGCGAGCAATCAGCCTCGGCGAACTCGGGCAACAGTGACTCGGTTCCCGGCAACCTAGGCGGCGGCAATTCGGGCGGTGGCAATTCGGCCAGTGATAAGCCGGGCAACGGCAAACACGGACACGGTAAGCCGGCGAAGCCGGGCAAGTAG
- a CDS encoding histidine phosphatase family protein, whose amino-acid sequence MQKVLRLDLVSHGMTEAMRKARFPVDESLTEAGRRAIASCGRLTAARVLTGPERRAVETAALMGLPGEEDTRLRDLDAGAWRGGELMSVPQDELYAWLTDPHFSGHGGESVVDVVERTRYWMAEIASEGMSTVAVTHPAVIRAAMLVTLDAPPKSFWRIDIPPGSVTRLHYRGEWTLHFTA is encoded by the coding sequence GTGCAAAAGGTGCTCAGACTCGACCTGGTCAGCCATGGCATGACCGAGGCGATGCGAAAGGCACGTTTTCCAGTAGACGAATCGCTGACCGAGGCCGGTCGCCGAGCAATCGCGTCGTGTGGACGCCTGACCGCGGCCAGAGTGCTCACCGGACCCGAGCGCCGGGCCGTCGAAACCGCCGCGCTGATGGGACTCCCGGGCGAGGAGGACACCCGGCTGCGCGATCTGGACGCCGGTGCGTGGCGTGGTGGTGAACTGATGTCGGTGCCGCAGGACGAGCTATACGCCTGGCTGACCGACCCGCACTTCTCTGGTCACGGCGGTGAATCCGTGGTCGATGTGGTCGAGCGGACCAGGTACTGGATGGCCGAAATCGCGTCCGAGGGCATGTCGACCGTCGCGGTCACGCATCCGGCGGTGATCCGCGCGGCGATGCTGGTGACCCTGGACGCACCGCCGAAATCATTCTGGCGGATCGACATTCCGCCGGGCAGCGTCACCCGGCTGCACTACCGCGGCGAATGGACGTTGCACTTCACGGCGTGA
- a CDS encoding DUF1707 SHOCT-like domain-containing protein codes for MSDVPEIRIGTAEREQAMQRLSDHFAAGRLSVAEFDERSAVVAAALTRGDLDKVFTDLPEPALATAAVPAKRDSGFLDEWPERLMAVIPILAVILFFVTGSWLWFLAIPLAGALLFGGRHEQHQRGRRQRRRGRREIED; via the coding sequence ATGAGTGACGTGCCCGAGATCCGCATCGGTACCGCGGAGCGTGAGCAGGCGATGCAGCGACTGTCCGATCATTTCGCCGCCGGGCGGCTCAGCGTGGCGGAATTCGATGAGCGCAGCGCCGTGGTCGCGGCCGCGCTGACCCGCGGTGACCTGGACAAAGTCTTCACCGACCTGCCCGAGCCCGCCCTGGCCACCGCCGCCGTACCGGCCAAGCGCGACTCCGGTTTCCTCGACGAATGGCCGGAGCGATTGATGGCGGTGATCCCGATCCTCGCGGTCATCCTCTTCTTCGTCACCGGCAGCTGGCTCTGGTTCCTGGCCATCCCACTGGCGGGCGCGCTGCTGTTCGGCGGTCGGCATGAGCAGCACCAGCGCGGCCGTCGCCAGCGTCGCCGCGGCCGCCGGGAGATCGAGGACTGA
- a CDS encoding YVTN family beta-propeller repeat protein: MKRQRNHRNCAPSGGTIGAANHPLIAALAVVVTVAGCAASEAGSAGVAIPPATTTPATTIPATSAAPPHLENLLPGMPPPLSPTDVYAANRELSRAVADHRPLVYVPNSESHSVSVIDPATFQVIDRFSAGGREPQHVVPSYDMQTLYVTNDLPIGGGSLLPIDPRTGKPGAPFPVRDPYNMYYTPDGRYALVVAEADKSLDFYDPHTWQKVHALAVPDCAGVDHMDFTADGRFALASCEFIGRMLVFDVAERTVVKMIDLPGGRGGKPQDVKLSPDGRTFFIADMVADGIYTIDASSWENTGFVPTGKGAHGLYVTRDSKQMLITNRHEGSISVWDFAANTLVHKWFIPGGGSPDMGNISADGRVFWVSGRHHGEVYAIDIVNWNLLARIPVGRGAHGLTIWPQPGRYSTGHTGVMR; this comes from the coding sequence GTGAAACGACAGCGCAATCACCGAAACTGCGCACCATCGGGCGGGACCATCGGTGCCGCCAACCACCCACTGATCGCCGCGTTGGCCGTCGTCGTGACGGTCGCGGGGTGTGCCGCCAGCGAGGCCGGATCGGCGGGCGTCGCGATTCCGCCCGCCACCACGACGCCCGCCACCACGATCCCAGCCACCAGCGCGGCGCCGCCGCATCTGGAAAACCTCTTGCCCGGCATGCCGCCGCCGCTGTCGCCGACCGATGTGTATGCGGCGAATCGGGAGTTGAGTCGGGCGGTGGCCGATCATCGCCCGCTGGTCTATGTGCCGAACAGCGAATCACATTCGGTATCGGTGATCGATCCGGCGACCTTCCAGGTGATCGATAGATTCTCCGCGGGCGGACGGGAGCCACAGCATGTGGTGCCGTCCTATGACATGCAGACGCTGTATGTCACCAATGATCTGCCGATCGGCGGGGGCAGCCTGCTGCCGATCGACCCGCGCACCGGTAAGCCCGGTGCGCCCTTCCCGGTCCGCGACCCCTACAACATGTACTACACGCCGGACGGTCGATACGCCCTCGTTGTCGCCGAGGCGGACAAGTCGCTGGACTTCTACGATCCGCACACCTGGCAGAAGGTGCACGCGCTGGCGGTGCCCGACTGCGCGGGTGTGGACCATATGGACTTCACCGCCGACGGCCGATTCGCCTTGGCCAGTTGCGAATTCATCGGCCGGATGCTGGTCTTCGACGTCGCCGAGCGCACGGTGGTCAAGATGATCGACCTGCCCGGTGGCCGCGGTGGGAAACCACAGGACGTCAAGCTCTCGCCGGACGGGCGGACCTTCTTCATCGCCGATATGGTCGCCGACGGCATCTACACCATCGACGCATCGTCGTGGGAGAACACCGGTTTCGTGCCGACCGGTAAGGGGGCGCACGGTCTGTACGTCACGCGCGACTCCAAGCAGATGCTGATCACCAACCGGCACGAGGGCAGCATCTCCGTGTGGGATTTCGCCGCGAACACGCTGGTGCACAAGTGGTTCATCCCCGGCGGCGGCAGTCCGGACATGGGCAATATCTCCGCCGATGGCCGGGTCTTCTGGGTCTCCGGTCGCCATCACGGCGAGGTCTACGCCATCGATATCGTGAACTGGAACCTGTTGGCGCGCATCCCCGTTGGGCGCGGCGCGCACGGCCTCACCATCTGGCCCCAGCCCGGACGTTATTCGACGGGCCACACCGGTGTCATGCGGTAG
- a CDS encoding Lrp/AsnC family transcriptional regulator: MADTPARPVLDDIDRLLIRELMADGRATLSNLAEKASLSVSAVQSRVRRLEARGVIRGYTAHVDPEALGQLLSAFVAITPLDPSQPDDAPAVLQHIPGIEACHSVAGDESYVLLVRVASPRHLEQLLQEIRATANVRTRSTIILQTFYDR, from the coding sequence ATGGCGGATACACCGGCAAGACCCGTACTCGATGACATCGATCGCCTGCTGATTCGTGAACTGATGGCCGATGGTCGCGCCACCCTGTCGAATCTGGCCGAAAAGGCGAGCTTATCGGTCTCGGCTGTGCAATCGCGGGTCCGCAGACTAGAGGCACGCGGGGTGATTCGTGGCTACACGGCGCATGTCGACCCCGAGGCGCTCGGACAGTTGTTGTCGGCATTCGTCGCAATCACTCCTCTCGACCCCTCGCAACCCGACGACGCGCCCGCGGTGCTGCAACATATCCCGGGAATCGAGGCATGCCATTCCGTGGCCGGTGACGAGAGTTACGTACTGCTGGTGCGGGTGGCCTCTCCTCGGCACCTCGAGCAGTTGCTGCAGGAGATCAGGGCGACCGCCAACGTGCGAACTCGAAGCACCATCATCTTGCAGACATTCTACGATAGATAG
- the amaB gene encoding L-piperidine-6-carboxylate dehydrogenase, protein MTHTLDDHLTKDLSARAAELLRAIGADTPVAGELPARTPITGGTLLTMPADSLDEVDAAIGRAAAAFRSWRTVPAPVRAGVVRRLAELLTAHKAELGELVTLEAGKIGAEAVGEVQEMIDICEFAIGLSRQLYGRTMPSERPGHRLLETWHPLGVVGVISAFNFPVAVWAWNTALALVCGDTVVWKPSETTPLTALACHTLLRRAAADVGADPDVHQLIQGAAEVGSRLVDDERVALVSATGSVRMGRIVAPRVAARFGRCLLELGGNNGAIVTPTADLELAARGIVFAAAGTAGQRCTTLRRLIVHADVVGPLLDRVAGAYRQLRVGNPLDDGVLVGPLINRRAYEGMRAAIDQALADGGELVCGGERVDGFGDDAFYVRPAIVRMPAQTAVVRAETFAPILYVLNYHDFDAAVELHNDVPQGLSSAVFTADQREAERFLAADGSDCGIANVNIGTSGAEIGGAFGGEKQTGGGRESGSDSWQAYMRRATNTINYSDQLPLAQGIQFG, encoded by the coding sequence ATGACACATACGCTCGACGACCACCTGACCAAGGATCTGTCCGCACGCGCGGCGGAGCTGTTGCGCGCGATCGGCGCGGATACGCCCGTTGCGGGCGAACTGCCCGCGCGGACGCCGATCACTGGCGGCACGCTGCTGACCATGCCCGCGGACTCGCTCGACGAGGTGGACGCGGCGATCGGCAGAGCCGCCGCGGCCTTTCGGAGCTGGCGCACCGTGCCCGCGCCGGTACGGGCCGGGGTGGTGCGACGGCTGGCCGAGCTGTTGACCGCGCACAAGGCCGAACTCGGCGAGCTGGTCACCCTGGAGGCGGGCAAGATCGGCGCCGAGGCCGTCGGCGAGGTGCAGGAGATGATCGACATCTGCGAATTCGCGATCGGGTTGTCGCGGCAGTTGTACGGCAGGACCATGCCCTCGGAGCGGCCGGGACATCGGCTGCTGGAGACCTGGCATCCACTCGGCGTGGTCGGGGTGATCTCGGCGTTCAACTTCCCGGTCGCGGTATGGGCGTGGAATACCGCGCTCGCGCTGGTGTGCGGTGACACGGTGGTGTGGAAGCCGTCGGAGACGACACCGCTGACGGCGCTGGCCTGCCACACGCTGTTGCGCCGCGCGGCGGCCGATGTCGGCGCGGATCCCGACGTACACCAACTGATTCAGGGTGCCGCGGAGGTCGGGTCCCGGCTGGTCGACGACGAGCGGGTGGCGCTGGTTAGCGCGACCGGTTCGGTGCGCATGGGCCGCATCGTCGCGCCGCGGGTGGCCGCTCGGTTCGGGCGGTGCCTACTGGAGTTGGGCGGCAATAATGGCGCGATCGTCACGCCGACAGCCGATTTGGAGCTCGCGGCGCGCGGGATCGTATTCGCGGCGGCGGGCACGGCCGGGCAGCGCTGTACGACACTGCGCAGGCTGATCGTGCACGCCGATGTGGTCGGACCGCTGCTGGATCGGGTGGCTGGCGCGTATCGGCAACTGCGCGTGGGCAATCCGCTCGACGACGGTGTGCTGGTAGGTCCGCTGATCAACCGGCGGGCCTATGAGGGCATGCGTGCGGCGATCGACCAGGCGCTGGCCGACGGTGGTGAATTGGTCTGCGGCGGTGAACGAGTGGACGGCTTCGGCGACGACGCCTTCTACGTGCGTCCCGCCATCGTGCGGATGCCCGCGCAGACCGCCGTGGTCCGCGCGGAGACCTTCGCGCCGATCCTCTACGTGCTGAACTACCACGACTTTGACGCCGCAGTCGAGCTGCACAACGATGTGCCGCAAGGACTTTCCTCCGCCGTATTCACCGCCGACCAGCGCGAGGCCGAACGCTTCCTGGCCGCCGACGGCTCCGACTGCGGTATCGCCAATGTCAATATCGGCACCTCCGGCGCGGAGATCGGCGGCGCGTTCGGCGGCGAGAAACAGACCGGTGGTGGACGCGAATCCGGCTCGGACTCCTGGCAGGCCTACATGCGCCGCGCCACCAACACCATCAACTACTCCGACCAGTTGCCCTTGGCCCAGGGCATCCAATTCGGCTGA